The DNA sequence GCTGGCGGTGGGCGTTCCTGATCAACGTCCCGGTCGCCGTCCTGACCGGCCTCGCCGCGCTGCGCGCGGTTCCGCCGCTCGCCGCCGTACGGCGCCGCCCGCTGCGGCTGCCGATCGCGCTGCTCACCACCGGTGGGCCGGCCGCGCTGTCGTACGGGCTGATCCGGCTGCAGGACGGCGTCGGCACCCCCGCCGCGTGGGCGGGTATCGCCGTCGCGGTGCTCCTGCTGGCCCTGGTGACCGTACGCCAGGCCGGCGCCGAGGACCCGTTGCTGCCTCTGCACCTGCTGCGGTCGCCCACGTACGCGCTGAGCTGCGCCGGGCTGTCGCTCGCCGCCGCGGTGATGATCGGCGGGACGTACCTGGCCGCCGGGTACTTCCAGCGCGCCCACGGCATGCCGGCGTTCGCCGCCGGTCTCGCCCTGCTGCCCATGGGGCTGTCCTCGCTGCTGGTCGCCGTCGTCGTGCCCAGGCTCGCCGGACGCTTGGGGCCCGCGCGGCTCTACCTCTGCGCCGCGGCCGCGCAGCTCGCCGGCGCCGTGATCCTCGTCGCCGGCGCGGGCGACGCCCTGACCGCCGGAGTGGCGCTGGTGATCATCGGGGCGGGGCTGCCGAGCGGATTCGTCCCGCTCTACGCCATCGGCTCCTCCCGCGTCCGGCCGGCCGAGTCCGGTGTCGCCTCCGGCCTGCTCAACACCTTCAACCAGACCGGCGGCGCGTTCGGCGTGGCGGTCGCGGGCACCGTGGCCGCCGCGGCCGCGGCCTCGTCGCTGCGGACCGGCGCCACCGCCGCCGAGGCCGCCGTCGACGCCACGAGCGCCGGGTTCGCCGCGCTCGCCGGTTGCGCGGTGGCGGCGCTGCTCGTCGCGGCCGCGCTGATCCGCCTCACCCGGCCCACGACCGCGTACCCGGACCGGCCGTGACCAGGCGGACCGCGTCGGCGTGTCCGGACCCCGCTCCGCATCCCTGACCGAGCCGTCCGGCCGGTCCCGAGGGCGAAACCCCTCCGCCGGGTGGAGGAACCTCTCCCCGTGGAAGAACCGGCCGGAACGCGGCGGAACGCGGGGCCGAAAAGCGGAGCGCCGCGGTACGGCGGACCCCTTAGATTCTTAGGGTGACGGTGCGCGTACGGACAGCGACGCCGTGCCGGGGTACCGTCGGTTCGCCGGGCGGCGCGTGCCGGCCGTGCGGAGGGTGAGGGGATGCGTCGGCTCTACATCAACGGGTCCTGGATTCCGTCGAGCGGTGGAGACGGCATCGACGTCGTCAACCCCGCCACCGAGCAGGTGATCGACCGGGTGCCGGTGGGCACCAGGGCGGACGCGGCCGCCGCCGTCGCCGCGGCGCGCGAGGCGTTCCCGCGCTGGGCGGCCACCGCCCCCGCGGCCCGGGCCAAGTTCCTCACGGTCGCGGGCGAGGTGCTCGCCGCCCGGGCCGAGCGGATCGCTAGGGTGATCGCCGCCGACCTGGGCGCGCCGTACGGCCTGGCGCTGCGGCTGCACGTCGGGCTGCCGCTGCGGGTGCTGCGCTCGTACGCCAGGCTCGCCGCCGAGTACCGGTTCGACGCCGGGCGGGCGGGCGACGCGCTGGTGGTGCGCGAGCCCGCGGGGGTGGCCGCCGCGATCACCTCGTGGACGCTGCCGCTGCACCTGCCGGTGTGCAAGGTCGCCGCCGCGCTCGCCGCGGGCTGCACGGTGGTGCTCAAGCCGAGCGAGGTCGCCCCGCTCGCCGCCTACGAGCTCGCCGAGGTGCTGCACGAGGCCGGGCTGCCGCCGGGGGTGTTCAACCTGGTGAGCGGGTCCGGCCCGGTGGTGGGCGAGGCGCTCGCCGGGCACCCGGACGTGGACGTGGTCTCGTTCACCGGCACCACCGCCACCGGCCGCCGGGTCGCGGCGCTCGCCGCGGACTCGGTGAAGCGGGTCGTGCTCGAGCTCGGCGGCAAGTCGGCGAGCGTCATCCTCCCCGACGCCGACCTGGCCGCCGCGGTGCGGGCCACCGTGGAGTCGGCGTTCCTCAACTCCGGCCAGACCTGCGCGGCCTGGAGCCGCATGCTCGTGCACCGGGACCACTACGACGAGGCGGTACGGCTCGCCGTGGCGGCGGCCCGCGAGCACCGGGTCGGCGACCCGTTCGCCGCGGGCACCCGGATCGGGCCGCTGGTGTCGGCGGCGCACCGGGAACGGGTGAGGCGGGCGATCATCCGCGGTGAGGAGGAGGGCGCCCGGCTGGTGTGCGGCGGCGCCGAGCCGCCGCCGGGGCCGGGCTACCACGTGGCGCCCACCGTGTTCGCCGGGGTCGAGCCCGGCATGACGATCGAGCGGGAGGAGATCCTCGGGCCCGTGCTCGCGATGATCCCCTACACCACCGTGGACGACGCCGTCGAGATCGCGAACGGCACGCCGTACGGCCTGTCCGGGGCGGTCTGGGCGGGCGACCGGGAGCGCGCGCTCGCGGTGGCGCGGCGGCTGCGCACCGGGCAGGTGCACGTGAACGGCGGCGCGTTCGGGCACCTCGCGCCGTTCGGCGGCTACCGGTGGTCGGGCGTGGGCCGCGAGCTCGGCGTGGCCGGGCTGGAGGAGTACCTGGAGGTCAAGGCGCTCCACCTGTGACGGCGGCGCCCGCCCCGGGCGCGCTCAGGAGAGCAGGCCGGGCGCCCGGTCCGGGCCGGGGGTCTGCAGCAGGATCCGGCGGCGCTCCTGCTTGGGCAGGCGGTCGACGTAGAGCACGCCGTCGAGGTGGTCGGTCTCGTGCTGGAAGCAGCGCGCCAGGTAGCCGCGCGCCTTGATGCGCAGCGGGCGGCCCAGCCGGTCGACGCCGGTCACGGTCACCCCGGCGGCGCGCGGGGTCGGGGCGTACAGCGGGGTGCCGGTCTCCCGCGAGGGCACCGAGAGGCAGCCCTCGTCCTCCACGACCTCGGTGGGGTCGTCCACGGTGAGCTCGGGGTTGATCACGTGGCCCTTGCGGCCGTTGACGTCGTAGACGAACAGGCGCAGCGACACCCCGATCTGCGGCCCGGCGAGGCCGACTCCGTCCGCCGCGTACATCACCCGCATCATCTCGTCGACGAGCCGG is a window from the Thermopolyspora flexuosa genome containing:
- a CDS encoding MFS transporter codes for the protein MDDSTRTRSAAPGPPAQAPDPSASWSAMAVLGAAQLMVMLDSTVVNVALPSIGRSLPAGTAALQWTVGSYVLTYGSLLLLGGRIADVFGRRRSFLAGLALFGAASALCGLAPATPALLAGRFAQGAGAAVLSAAALSAVLAVYRSPGRRRIALAAWSGLGVVGATIGVILGGLLTTALGWRWAFLINVPVAVLTGLAALRAVPPLAAVRRRPLRLPIALLTTGGPAALSYGLIRLQDGVGTPAAWAGIAVAVLLLALVTVRQAGAEDPLLPLHLLRSPTYALSCAGLSLAAAVMIGGTYLAAGYFQRAHGMPAFAAGLALLPMGLSSLLVAVVVPRLAGRLGPARLYLCAAAAQLAGAVILVAGAGDALTAGVALVIIGAGLPSGFVPLYAIGSSRVRPAESGVASGLLNTFNQTGGAFGVAVAGTVAAAAAASSLRTGATAAEAAVDATSAGFAALAGCAVAALLVAAALIRLTRPTTAYPDRP
- the def gene encoding peptide deformylase — translated: MREIRRIGDPVLRSPAEPVTEFDRELRRLVDEMMRVMYAADGVGLAGPQIGVSLRLFVYDVNGRKGHVINPELTVDDPTEVVEDEGCLSVPSRETGTPLYAPTPRAAGVTVTGVDRLGRPLRIKARGYLARCFQHETDHLDGVLYVDRLPKQERRRILLQTPGPDRAPGLLS
- a CDS encoding aldehyde dehydrogenase family protein, translating into MRRLYINGSWIPSSGGDGIDVVNPATEQVIDRVPVGTRADAAAAVAAAREAFPRWAATAPAARAKFLTVAGEVLAARAERIARVIAADLGAPYGLALRLHVGLPLRVLRSYARLAAEYRFDAGRAGDALVVREPAGVAAAITSWTLPLHLPVCKVAAALAAGCTVVLKPSEVAPLAAYELAEVLHEAGLPPGVFNLVSGSGPVVGEALAGHPDVDVVSFTGTTATGRRVAALAADSVKRVVLELGGKSASVILPDADLAAAVRATVESAFLNSGQTCAAWSRMLVHRDHYDEAVRLAVAAAREHRVGDPFAAGTRIGPLVSAAHRERVRRAIIRGEEEGARLVCGGAEPPPGPGYHVAPTVFAGVEPGMTIEREEILGPVLAMIPYTTVDDAVEIANGTPYGLSGAVWAGDRERALAVARRLRTGQVHVNGGAFGHLAPFGGYRWSGVGRELGVAGLEEYLEVKALHL